The following coding sequences are from one Mesorhizobium onobrychidis window:
- a CDS encoding NADPH-dependent FMN reductase: protein MAVIPKILVFAGSIRTGAYSGRTADVAQKELAMQGAEVTRISLADYPLPILDEDLEKEKGVPENAIKLARQIAAHDGLLIATPEYNGSIPPLLKNTIDWVSRVRTDDGRSFRPFTGKPAGLCSSSKGHFAGVRCINHLRAVLVRCQMEVVTPECSVPEGGNAFDEDGNFRDERLHRSMEHLCRTLIETSRMLSKRIEA from the coding sequence ATGGCAGTGATCCCGAAAATTCTCGTCTTCGCGGGCTCGATTCGCACTGGCGCCTACAGCGGCAGGACCGCCGATGTCGCGCAGAAGGAACTTGCCATGCAGGGCGCCGAGGTGACCCGCATCTCGCTTGCCGACTATCCGCTGCCGATCCTGGACGAGGACCTGGAAAAGGAGAAAGGCGTTCCCGAAAACGCCATCAAGCTCGCCCGGCAGATCGCCGCCCATGACGGGCTGCTGATCGCGACGCCCGAATATAACGGCTCCATCCCGCCGCTGCTCAAGAATACCATCGACTGGGTGAGCCGGGTGCGCACGGATGACGGGCGGTCGTTCAGGCCGTTCACCGGCAAGCCCGCTGGCCTTTGTTCGTCTTCCAAGGGACACTTCGCCGGAGTACGCTGCATCAACCATCTGCGCGCCGTGCTGGTGCGCTGCCAGATGGAGGTGGTGACGCCGGAGTGCTCGGTGCCGGAGGGCGGCAATGCCTTCGACGAGGACGGAAATTTCAGGGACGAGAGACTGCACAGATCGATGGAGCACCTATGCCGCACGCTGATCGAAACCTCGCGCATGCTGTCGAAGCGGATCGAGGCTTGA